A single region of the Salvia miltiorrhiza cultivar Shanhuang (shh) chromosome 8, IMPLAD_Smil_shh, whole genome shotgun sequence genome encodes:
- the LOC130999161 gene encoding BON1-associated protein 2-like, translated as MTMGSSSGAPPSRTIEVTVISAEGLLVNRKRPVKNTVSVTVRTSPFHSGSTGVDPEGRSCPSWNERLVMELPAHTPFLTVEARAGSRVVGAASIPVTDFAGVHLPDGYLSFVSYRLRDASGEKNGIVNLSVRVRGGGSSSCAASCSRPWMGVAAAEGGAVVMGVPVSYTY; from the coding sequence ATGACCAtgggcagcagcagcggcgctcCGCCGTCACGGACGATCGAGGTCACCGTTATCTCGGCCGAGGGCCTGCTCGTCAACAGGAAACGCCCCGTCAAGAACACCGTCTCCGTCACCGTGAGGACCAGCCCGTTCCACTCCGGTTCGACCGGGGTCGACCCGGAGGGCCGGAGCTGCCCGTCGTGGAACGAGAGGCTGGTGATGGAGCTGCCCGCCCACACGCCCTTTCTCACCGTGGAGGCGCGTGCGGGCAGCAGGGTCGTCGGCGCGGCGAGCATTCCGGTCACGGATTTCGCCGGCGTCCACCTCCCCGACGGCTACCTGAGCTTCGTGAGTTACCGGCTGAGGGATGCGAGTGGGGAGAAGAATGGGATAGTGAATCTCTCGGTGAGGGTGAGGGGAGGCGGGAGCTCCAGCTGCGCCGCCAGCTGTTCGAGGCCGTGGATGGGGGTTGCGGCGGCGGAGGGCGGTGCTGTCGTTATGGGTGTTCCTGTTTCGTATACGTATTGA
- the LOC130999162 gene encoding E3 ubiquitin-protein ligase At1g12760-like, which produces MSSNNDSPSSPTAAAAVDTTPFLGDQSPSNRSRFLGLRGAARFLRRASSRGRSMREPSVRVREAAAEQIEERQSDWAYSKPIVILDLVWNLAFVIVSISVLIMSRGEHPSMPLRLWIVGYALQCALHMVCVSAEYMKRYSQRNPEGSERGRDAYSRNYSNSSSGSDDVESGGYASERRQSDDETSVAKHLESANTMFSFIWWIIGFYWVSAGGPDLTAESPQLYWLSITFLAFDVFFVVICVAVACIVGIAVCCCLPCIIAILYAVADQEGATKEDIERLPKFKFRRIGDFEKQNGEIQESFGGIITECDTDSPTEHVLPLDDAECCICLCAYDDGAELRELPCRHHFHSACIDKWLHINAICPLCKFNILKNGNHVDSEEA; this is translated from the exons ATGTCGTCGAACAACGACAGCCCGTCGTcgcccacggcggccgccgccgtcgaCACTACGCCGTTCCTCGGCGACCAGAGCCCCAGCAATCGCTCCCGCTTCCTCGGCCTCCGCGGCGCCGCCCGCTTCCTCCGCCGAGCCAGCAGCCGCGGCCGCTCGATGCGGGAGCCCTCCGTCCGCGTCCGCGAAGCTGCGGCGGAGCAAATCGAGGAGCGCCAGAGCGATTGGGCCTACTCGAAGCCGATAGTGATATTGGACCTCGTGTGGAACCTCGCCTTCGTGATCGTCTCGATCTCCGTTCTGATCATGAGCCGCGGCGAGCATCCGTCGATGCCGCTGCGGTTGTGGATTGTCGGATACGCGCTGCAGTGCGCTCTCCACATGGTCTGCGTCTCCGCCGAGTACATGAAGAGGTATTCCCAGCGGAATCCCGAGGGTAGTGAGCGTGGACGGGATGCGTACAGCCGCAATTACTCCAATTCGAGCTCCGGAAGTGATGATGTGGAGTCCGGCGGTTATGCTTCAGAGCGCCGACAGAGTGATGATGAAACTAG TGTTGCCAAACATCTGGAGTCTGCGAATACAATGTTCTCGTTCATTTGGTGGATAATTGGGTTCTATTGGGTGTCTGCTGGTGGCCCGGATTTGACTGCTGAATCGCCACAGCTTTACTG GCTTTCCATTACATTCTTGGCATTCGACGTGTTCTTCGTCGTGATTTGTGTTGCTGTGGCGTGTATAGTTGGAATTGCTGTTTGCTGCTGTCTACCATGCATCATTGCAATCTTATATGCAGTTGCAGATCAG GAAGGAGCTACTAAGGAAGATATTGAGAGACTACCAAAATTCAAATTCCGGAGAATTGGTGACTTTGAGAAGCAAAATGGTGAAATTCAAGAATCATTTGGAGGAATAATAACTGAATGCGACACTGATTCTCCGACAGAGCACGTTCTACCTCTCGATGATGCT GAATGCTGTATTTGCCTCTGTGCCTATGACGATGGAGCTGAACTGCGCGAACTCCCCTGCCGCCATCATTTTCACTCGGCCTGCATCGACAAGTGGCTGCACATAAATGCAATCTGCCCACTCTGCAAGTTCAATATACTGAAAAACGGGAATCACGTCGACAGCGAAGAAGCGTAA
- the LOC130998682 gene encoding pentatricopeptide repeat-containing protein At4g16835, mitochondrial-like produces the protein MSSCAQFLNLCSLRVFGGCEEGLRLNEKAKCGVVDCIDHWLRAKRRGDEVPQLYGEMRAAGVEPNFVTFIGLLLACSHAGLAERGRCYFDSVVRDYGVRPGHDHYMCTIGLLGRSGRVEEAEKLLSDMEFEPHLTAPSIPHIYAYFSFLIHFQIFVHSTFEHCLAHNFHNFILSNMYYAVGKWEEAASIRSSMKAKGVVKEPGQSWVEMSSTVHRLVVYLKVDEALTSIKAAGYVPDMSFSIHNINEEGKKAHGLAYHSEKLALAFCLLKLHEGVLGRIYKNVWVCGNCHSAMRIASRIYRQRIILKDSNRFHHW, from the coding sequence ATGAGTTCTTGTGCTCAGTTTCTAAATCTATGCTCACTGCGGGTGTTTGGAGGATGCGAAGAAGGCCTTCGACTCAATGAGAAGGCAAAATGTGGTGTCGTGGACTGCATTGATCATTGGCTACGCGCAAAACGGCGAGGGGATGAAGTCCCTCAGCTCTACGGAGAAATGAGGGCTGCTGGCGTTGAGCCcaacttcgtcactttcatagGGTTGTTGTTAGCCTGCAGCCACGCGGGTTTGGCTGAACGAGGGCGATGTTACTTCGACTCCGTGGTTAGAGATTACGGGGTAAGGCCCGGCCACGATCACTACATGTGCACAATCGGTCTTTTGGGACGATCGGGGAGAGTCGAGGAAGCAGAGAAGTTGCTTAGTGATATGGAATTTGAGCCTCATTTAACTGCTCCATCCATCccccatatttatgcatatttttcctttttgataCATTTCCAAATTTTTGTACACTCTACTTTCGAACACTGCCTCGcacataattttcacaattttattcTATCAAATATGTATTATGCAGTTGGGAAGTGGGAAGAAGCTGCTTCGATCCGAAGCTCGATGAAGGCGAAGGGTGTCGTGAAGGAGCCCGGCCAGAGCTGGGTGGAGATGAGCAGCACGGTTCACAGGCTCGTGGTCTACTTGAAGGTCGACGAGGCGTTGACATCAATCAAGGCAGCCGGCTACGTCCCCGACATGAGCTTCTCCATTCACAACATCAACGAGGAAGGGAAGAAGGCGCACGGCCTCGCCTACCACAGCGAGAAGCTGGCGTTGGCATTCTGCCTCCTCAAGCTGCACGAGGGCGTGCTCGGCCGGATTTACAAGAACGTTTGGGTCTGCGGCAACTGCCACTCCGCGATGAGGATTGCATCGAGGATTTATCGGCAGCGTATCATTCTCAAAGATTCGAATCGGTTTCATCATTGGTAA